From the genome of Palaemon carinicauda isolate YSFRI2023 chromosome 6, ASM3689809v2, whole genome shotgun sequence, one region includes:
- the LOC137642382 gene encoding uncharacterized protein isoform X4, giving the protein MTLALMHHDNCHLGEVYSSRSLWTDSVVHSLRVYCQHGAGLCCLRMQKQTHRGVKTTRSNFSFKSRKPRKVATSKQAAVAAALDPLGCAEAGSHAPASESGGRICVTYLMDHHDSDNSLANLAHMNLPRCNSDVIAARGTTKMDSFYIKEEVIEPITETVYLKEEQECDESIKVKEEPFDYDEPISIQQDPIESKRVKRDDFMLDSKISQVASSGKDFDMTLMDNGKFSQKGRNISQQVRGARSAKKPPCRYTSQSQNIIMNVYEYFGENAPPHTTITEQEKKTAAATKVSVRTIQRIKAAMYIPSDGVICSPEPPIRHSSVMDNLDDFDRECIRREILSFYRRGELPTINKLLNRIKDPPLNFNASRSSLYKLLKNIGFYFRRTQNGRAILMEREDIVATRNRYLREIKKNRENPQSLQEVYLDETWATDEGVLEPKLNTKKGSGCIIIHAGGHQGFISGALLIYKPKNKAKGDIHEAIDHEQFKTWFEHQLLPNLQKGSLIIMDNAPYHFKLLNKIPTNSNTKSEIIRWLEANNISHDSSFTKGELIYKCKQHKEKLCSDIDQIALKHGHTVLKLPQYCSMLNPIELIWAQVEQKIKNQISSSQGSLKDSEQITRKAIQEITPEQWQRCINQTRKIEEDYIAKDKAQNNFFEKSLIDFHSDESSDESSDESSDETMEI; this is encoded by the exons AAGTCCAGAAAACCAAGAAAAGTAGCAACTTCCAAAcaggctgctgttgctgctgccctTGATCCCTTAGGATGTGCGGAAGCCGGCTCTCATGCACCAGCCTCTGA GAGTGGTGGAAGGATTTGCGTGACCTACTTAATGGATCATCATGATAGTGACAACAGTTTAGCAAATCTGGCTCACATGAACTTACCCAGATGCAACAGCGATGTAATTGCAG CTCGTGGGACAACAAAAATGGATTCATTCTACATCAAGGAAGAAGTAATTGAGCCGATCACTGAGACAGTTTACCTAAAGGAGGAGCAGGAATGTGACGAATCTATCAAAGTAAAAGAAGAACCATTTGATTATGATGAGCCAATCAGCATACAGCAAGACCCAATAGAGTCTAAGCGAGTAAAACGGGATGATTTTATGCTGGATTCTAAAATATCACAAGTTGCTTCTTCTGGAAAGGATTTTGATAT GACCCTGATGGACAATGGCAAATTTTCACAAAAGGGAAGAAACATTTCCCAGCAAGTCAGGGGTGCCAGATCAGCCAAGAAACCACCATGTAGATACACATCTCAGAGCCAGAACATTATAATGAATGTTTATGAGTATTTTGGTGAAAATGCTCCGCCACACACCACAATTACGGAGCAAGAGAAAAAGACGGCCGCAGCTACTAAAGTGTCTGTGCGCACTATACAGAGGATTAAAGCTGCAATGTATATACCTTCAGATGGTGTGATATGCTCCCCAGAACCACCAATAAGACATTCATCTGTAATGGACAATCTTGATGACTTTGATAGAGAATGTATAAGAAGGGAAATATTATCTTTTTACAGGAGAGGTGAGCTCCCTACAATCAACAAACTCCTAAATAGGATCAAGGATCCTCCTCTGAATTTCAATGCTTCACGAAGTTCACTTTATAAATTGTTAAAGAACATAGGATTCTACTTTAGAAGAACACAGAATGGTAGAGCAATCTTAATGGAAAGAGAAGACATCGTTGCCACTCGAAACAGATATctcagagaaattaaaaaaaacagaGAGAATCCTCAGTCGCTGCAAGAAGTTTATCTTGACGAGACTTGGGCAACAGATGAAGGAGTACTTGAACCCAAGCTCAATACCAAGAAAGGGTCAGGATGTATTATAATCCATGCTGGAGGTCATCAAGGGTTCATTTCTGGAGCCTTACTGATATACAAACCCAAAAATAAAGCGAAAGGGGACATTCATGAGGCAATAGATCATGAACAGTTCAAAACATGGTTTGAACATCAACTACTCCCTAACCTACAGAAGGGATCACTTATTATCATGGATAACGCTCCGTATCATTTTAAGCTTTTAAACAAAATACCAACAAATAGCAACACTAAGAGCGAAATTATTCGGTGGTTAGAAGCTAACAACATTTCACATGACTCTTCATTCACAAAAGGGGAGCTGATATACAAGTGCAAGCAACATAAAGAAAAACTGTGCTCTGATATAGATCAAATAGCATTAAAACATGGCCACACAGTTCTCAAATTACCTCAATATTGTTCCATGTTAAATCCAATTGAACTTATATGGGCGCAAGTAGAGCAAAAGATAAAAAACCAGATCTCAAGTTCTCAGGGGTCATTAAAAGACAGTGAACAGATCACAAGGAAAGCCATTCAAGAGATAACCCCAGAACAGTGGCAAAGGTGTATTAATCAGACAAGGAAAATAGAGGAAGATTATATAGCCAAAGATAAAGCGCAAAATAACTTCTTTGAAAAATCTTTGATTGATTTCCATTCAGATGAAAGTAGTGACGAGAGCAGTGATGAAAGCAGTGATGAGACAATGGAAATTTAA
- the LOC137642382 gene encoding uncharacterized protein isoform X5, with protein sequence MHHDDCHLGEVYSSRSLWTDSVVHSLRVYCQHGAGLCCLRMQKQTHRGVKTTRSNFSFKSRKPRKVATSKQAAVAAALDPLGCAEAGSHAPASESGGRICVTYLMDHHDSDNSLANLAHMNLPRCNSDVIAARGTTKMDSFYIKEEVIEPITETVYLKEEQECDESIKVKEEPFDYDEPISIQQDPIESKRVKRDDFMLDSKISQVASSGKDFDMTLMDNGKFSQKGRNISQQVRGARSAKKPPCRYTSQSQNIIMNVYEYFGENAPPHTTITEQEKKTAAATKVSVRTIQRIKAAMYIPSDGVICSPEPPIRHSSVMDNLDDFDRECIRREILSFYRRGELPTINKLLNRIKDPPLNFNASRSSLYKLLKNIGFYFRRTQNGRAILMEREDIVATRNRYLREIKKNRENPQSLQEVYLDETWATDEGVLEPKLNTKKGSGCIIIHAGGHQGFISGALLIYKPKNKAKGDIHEAIDHEQFKTWFEHQLLPNLQKGSLIIMDNAPYHFKLLNKIPTNSNTKSEIIRWLEANNISHDSSFTKGELIYKCKQHKEKLCSDIDQIALKHGHTVLKLPQYCSMLNPIELIWAQVEQKIKNQISSSQGSLKDSEQITRKAIQEITPEQWQRCINQTRKIEEDYIAKDKAQNNFFEKSLIDFHSDESSDESSDESSDETMEI encoded by the exons AAGTCCAGAAAACCAAGAAAAGTAGCAACTTCCAAAcaggctgctgttgctgctgccctTGATCCCTTAGGATGTGCGGAAGCCGGCTCTCATGCACCAGCCTCTGA GAGTGGTGGAAGGATTTGCGTGACCTACTTAATGGATCATCATGATAGTGACAACAGTTTAGCAAATCTGGCTCACATGAACTTACCCAGATGCAACAGCGATGTAATTGCAG CTCGTGGGACAACAAAAATGGATTCATTCTACATCAAGGAAGAAGTAATTGAGCCGATCACTGAGACAGTTTACCTAAAGGAGGAGCAGGAATGTGACGAATCTATCAAAGTAAAAGAAGAACCATTTGATTATGATGAGCCAATCAGCATACAGCAAGACCCAATAGAGTCTAAGCGAGTAAAACGGGATGATTTTATGCTGGATTCTAAAATATCACAAGTTGCTTCTTCTGGAAAGGATTTTGATAT GACCCTGATGGACAATGGCAAATTTTCACAAAAGGGAAGAAACATTTCCCAGCAAGTCAGGGGTGCCAGATCAGCCAAGAAACCACCATGTAGATACACATCTCAGAGCCAGAACATTATAATGAATGTTTATGAGTATTTTGGTGAAAATGCTCCGCCACACACCACAATTACGGAGCAAGAGAAAAAGACGGCCGCAGCTACTAAAGTGTCTGTGCGCACTATACAGAGGATTAAAGCTGCAATGTATATACCTTCAGATGGTGTGATATGCTCCCCAGAACCACCAATAAGACATTCATCTGTAATGGACAATCTTGATGACTTTGATAGAGAATGTATAAGAAGGGAAATATTATCTTTTTACAGGAGAGGTGAGCTCCCTACAATCAACAAACTCCTAAATAGGATCAAGGATCCTCCTCTGAATTTCAATGCTTCACGAAGTTCACTTTATAAATTGTTAAAGAACATAGGATTCTACTTTAGAAGAACACAGAATGGTAGAGCAATCTTAATGGAAAGAGAAGACATCGTTGCCACTCGAAACAGATATctcagagaaattaaaaaaaacagaGAGAATCCTCAGTCGCTGCAAGAAGTTTATCTTGACGAGACTTGGGCAACAGATGAAGGAGTACTTGAACCCAAGCTCAATACCAAGAAAGGGTCAGGATGTATTATAATCCATGCTGGAGGTCATCAAGGGTTCATTTCTGGAGCCTTACTGATATACAAACCCAAAAATAAAGCGAAAGGGGACATTCATGAGGCAATAGATCATGAACAGTTCAAAACATGGTTTGAACATCAACTACTCCCTAACCTACAGAAGGGATCACTTATTATCATGGATAACGCTCCGTATCATTTTAAGCTTTTAAACAAAATACCAACAAATAGCAACACTAAGAGCGAAATTATTCGGTGGTTAGAAGCTAACAACATTTCACATGACTCTTCATTCACAAAAGGGGAGCTGATATACAAGTGCAAGCAACATAAAGAAAAACTGTGCTCTGATATAGATCAAATAGCATTAAAACATGGCCACACAGTTCTCAAATTACCTCAATATTGTTCCATGTTAAATCCAATTGAACTTATATGGGCGCAAGTAGAGCAAAAGATAAAAAACCAGATCTCAAGTTCTCAGGGGTCATTAAAAGACAGTGAACAGATCACAAGGAAAGCCATTCAAGAGATAACCCCAGAACAGTGGCAAAGGTGTATTAATCAGACAAGGAAAATAGAGGAAGATTATATAGCCAAAGATAAAGCGCAAAATAACTTCTTTGAAAAATCTTTGATTGATTTCCATTCAGATGAAAGTAGTGACGAGAGCAGTGATGAAAGCAGTGATGAGACAATGGAAATTTAA
- the LOC137642382 gene encoding uncharacterized protein isoform X6, with product MDHHDSDNSLANLAHMNLPRCNSDVIAARGTTKMDSFYIKEEVIEPITETVYLKEEQECDESIKVKEEPFDYDEPISIQQDPIESKRVKRDDFMLDSKISQVASSGKDFDMTLMDNGKFSQKGRNISQQVRGARSAKKPPCRYTSQSQNIIMNVYEYFGENAPPHTTITEQEKKTAAATKVSVRTIQRIKAAMYIPSDGVICSPEPPIRHSSVMDNLDDFDRECIRREILSFYRRGELPTINKLLNRIKDPPLNFNASRSSLYKLLKNIGFYFRRTQNGRAILMEREDIVATRNRYLREIKKNRENPQSLQEVYLDETWATDEGVLEPKLNTKKGSGCIIIHAGGHQGFISGALLIYKPKNKAKGDIHEAIDHEQFKTWFEHQLLPNLQKGSLIIMDNAPYHFKLLNKIPTNSNTKSEIIRWLEANNISHDSSFTKGELIYKCKQHKEKLCSDIDQIALKHGHTVLKLPQYCSMLNPIELIWAQVEQKIKNQISSSQGSLKDSEQITRKAIQEITPEQWQRCINQTRKIEEDYIAKDKAQNNFFEKSLIDFHSDESSDESSDESSDETMEI from the exons ATGGATCATCATGATAGTGACAACAGTTTAGCAAATCTGGCTCACATGAACTTACCCAGATGCAACAGCGATGTAATTGCAG CTCGTGGGACAACAAAAATGGATTCATTCTACATCAAGGAAGAAGTAATTGAGCCGATCACTGAGACAGTTTACCTAAAGGAGGAGCAGGAATGTGACGAATCTATCAAAGTAAAAGAAGAACCATTTGATTATGATGAGCCAATCAGCATACAGCAAGACCCAATAGAGTCTAAGCGAGTAAAACGGGATGATTTTATGCTGGATTCTAAAATATCACAAGTTGCTTCTTCTGGAAAGGATTTTGATAT GACCCTGATGGACAATGGCAAATTTTCACAAAAGGGAAGAAACATTTCCCAGCAAGTCAGGGGTGCCAGATCAGCCAAGAAACCACCATGTAGATACACATCTCAGAGCCAGAACATTATAATGAATGTTTATGAGTATTTTGGTGAAAATGCTCCGCCACACACCACAATTACGGAGCAAGAGAAAAAGACGGCCGCAGCTACTAAAGTGTCTGTGCGCACTATACAGAGGATTAAAGCTGCAATGTATATACCTTCAGATGGTGTGATATGCTCCCCAGAACCACCAATAAGACATTCATCTGTAATGGACAATCTTGATGACTTTGATAGAGAATGTATAAGAAGGGAAATATTATCTTTTTACAGGAGAGGTGAGCTCCCTACAATCAACAAACTCCTAAATAGGATCAAGGATCCTCCTCTGAATTTCAATGCTTCACGAAGTTCACTTTATAAATTGTTAAAGAACATAGGATTCTACTTTAGAAGAACACAGAATGGTAGAGCAATCTTAATGGAAAGAGAAGACATCGTTGCCACTCGAAACAGATATctcagagaaattaaaaaaaacagaGAGAATCCTCAGTCGCTGCAAGAAGTTTATCTTGACGAGACTTGGGCAACAGATGAAGGAGTACTTGAACCCAAGCTCAATACCAAGAAAGGGTCAGGATGTATTATAATCCATGCTGGAGGTCATCAAGGGTTCATTTCTGGAGCCTTACTGATATACAAACCCAAAAATAAAGCGAAAGGGGACATTCATGAGGCAATAGATCATGAACAGTTCAAAACATGGTTTGAACATCAACTACTCCCTAACCTACAGAAGGGATCACTTATTATCATGGATAACGCTCCGTATCATTTTAAGCTTTTAAACAAAATACCAACAAATAGCAACACTAAGAGCGAAATTATTCGGTGGTTAGAAGCTAACAACATTTCACATGACTCTTCATTCACAAAAGGGGAGCTGATATACAAGTGCAAGCAACATAAAGAAAAACTGTGCTCTGATATAGATCAAATAGCATTAAAACATGGCCACACAGTTCTCAAATTACCTCAATATTGTTCCATGTTAAATCCAATTGAACTTATATGGGCGCAAGTAGAGCAAAAGATAAAAAACCAGATCTCAAGTTCTCAGGGGTCATTAAAAGACAGTGAACAGATCACAAGGAAAGCCATTCAAGAGATAACCCCAGAACAGTGGCAAAGGTGTATTAATCAGACAAGGAAAATAGAGGAAGATTATATAGCCAAAGATAAAGCGCAAAATAACTTCTTTGAAAAATCTTTGATTGATTTCCATTCAGATGAAAGTAGTGACGAGAGCAGTGATGAAAGCAGTGATGAGACAATGGAAATTTAA